ACAAAAACAGTTGAAATAAAGTTTCAATACCCCGCTATTGGCAATGTTATGAGGATAATAAACGAAGAGGGTTTAGAGGTGTTAGATAGAGAGATGTTAACTGACTGTAAATTTGTTTTATCAATAAAAGTACCTGATTTTGATAGAGTTATTGAGAGGATAGAGGATTTGAGGATGTGTGAAATAAACTATGAAAGGTAAAAGGTACAAGGAGAAAGGTAAAAGTCGGAAGACCGAAGTCGGAAGTCGGAATCTCTTAGCTATTGGCTGTTAGCTATTAGCCTTTGGCTATTAGAGGGGGCAATTGTTGTATCAATAGCCCCGACTTTCAAGTCGGGGATTAGGTTGACACACGTGTTTTTGGGCTTTAGCCCAAGTAATGCGGTTCGCGCAGGCAACGATTTAAACGTATAGACGGAGCACGCTCCGTCTATACACTTCGTTGATATTCTGACAATTACAGTTTTCAAGAGTGTCCACTGTACACCATTCACCAATCAGCAATCACTTCCTGTTACTTTGGATTTTGTGAGAGACACCATAATATGATTTTGTGAGAGACGCCATAATATGACGTCTCTACAACACCTTGACATTCAAACAACTTATTGATTATTGTTCACTTCGGCTTCGCTCAGTGCGTCGCATTGCTAATTGCCAATAAGTTCAATGCTTCGTTTTACAAATAGATTTAAGCTTTCGCCTTTTAGCATGTTGTTGGACAGCAAGGCTAAATCAATAATTTGCTTAACGAGTTTTTGGTTTTTACCGTATTCCTTAAGTTTGTTCTCTTTGCTCTCTTCAAGTTCGGATACCTCTTTTTCCAAAGCCTCGATTTTGTCTTTGTCGGCGGTGCTTATATCCTCCTCTTTTTTATCTTTGTTTTGGTCGTTTAACTTAGTTATTTCGTCTTTGAGAGGTTTAATCTGATTATCAATAGATTGAATATCGTTACCTAAAGTTTCTTCGAGCTTGGTGTTAATATCTAAAATCAATGGGTGATTGCTGTTAACCACTAAGTTATACGAATCTGGCATCTCGCCGTAGAAGTTCATTCCGCTCATTGACGACATATCTTTCATACGTCTCATAAACTCCTGTTGAGTGATTTTCATAGGCATTTGATCTTCTGCCATTGGCTCGTAGCTTACAAGGTAATAGTCATCACCTTCGGGCAAGTGGCTACGGAAAACAGGTGTAAGCAACTCTTGTTGTGCAGGCGTTAGTTTCGACTCACGTTTCTCATCCTTTTCAATAAGTTTGTCAATCACATCGGAGTCAACGCGCACAAAACGAGTCTCTTTCAATGAGCTTTCTAACTTGTTGATAAAGTGCATATCTAAGTGACCGTCCAACAACAATACATCGTAACCTTTATCTTTAGCCTCGGCTATATAGGTGTATTGGTCGGTTTTGTCAGTTGCATACAGATAGATTAGTTTTTTGTGTTTATCGGTTTGATTTGGCTTTGTAAGCTTCTCGTATTCATCTAATGTAAAGTATTTATCTTCAGTGTTTTTCAATAGTACAAATGAAGTTGCTCTTTCACTAAACTTCTCGTCTGTAAGCATACCGTACTCAATGAAAAGTTTAAGGTTATCCCACTTCTCCTCGAACTGTTTGCGGTCGTTTTTGAAAATCTCTTGCAAACGGTCGGCTACTTTTTTGGTTATATGCGCCGAAATCTTCTTAACATTATTATCGCTTTGCAGATAGCTACGCGAAACGTTTAACGGAATATCAGGTGAATCTATAACACCGTGTAAAAGCGTAAGATATTCTGGCACAATGCCTTCAACCGAATCGGTTACAAACACTTGGTTGCAGTATAGCTGAATTTTATTTCGCTGAATATCTAAGTTGCTTTTGATTTTCGGGAAATACAAAATTCCTGTCAAATTGAACGGATAATCAACATTCAGATGGATATTGAACAGAGGTTCATCAGCAACGGGATAAAGCGTTTGATAGAACTCTTGGTAGTCCTCA
This sequence is a window from Bacteroidales bacterium. Protein-coding genes within it:
- the htpG gene encoding molecular chaperone HtpG, yielding MQKGKINVTSENIFPIIKKFLYSDHEIFLRELVSNAVDATQKLKALARKGDFKGEMGDLTIQVKADKKNKTITISDRGIGMTADEVNKYINEIAFSSAGEFLEKYKNDIDAIIGHFGLGFYSSFMVAEKVEIITKSWQDEAKAVRWTCEGTPEFTLEEIDTKTDRGTDIVLHIDEENLNYLENSEIEKLLNKYCKFLPVPIAFGKEQEWKDGKYVDTDKDKIINITEPAWVKTPSELKDEDYQEFYQTLYPVADEPLFNIHLNVDYPFNLTGILYFPKIKSNLDIQRNKIQLYCNQVFVTDSVEGIVPEYLTLLHGVIDSPDIPLNVSRSYLQSDNNVKKISAHITKKVADRLQEIFKNDRKQFEEKWDNLKLFIEYGMLTDEKFSERATSFVLLKNTEDKYFTLDEYEKLTKPNQTDKHKKLIYLYATDKTDQYTYIAEAKDKGYDVLLLDGHLDMHFINKLESSLKETRFVRVDSDVIDKLIEKDEKRESKLTPAQQELLTPVFRSHLPEGDDYYLVSYEPMAEDQMPMKITQQEFMRRMKDMSSMSGMNFYGEMPDSYNLVVNSNHPLILDINTKLEETLGNDIQSIDNQIKPLKDEITKLNDQNKDKKEEDISTADKDKIEALEKEVSELEESKENKLKEYGKNQKLVKQIIDLALLSNNMLKGESLNLFVKRSIELIGN